TGATTTACTAGAGACTACACAGTAGATATATCAATGGGCAATACCTGTGTGGGACCGAGCATTACGAAGAATGGGTTCTTCCAATCAGTCTCCGCCGCGATGTGGCGGTCCCGACTACCAGATGGTTCGGTACACACGAATGCGGAGACTGTGAATGAGGAGGCAGCCAAAGAGCCCGAATCGCCTTTGCCGGTGCAAAATAAGCCTCCCGAGCCAGTAACAATGCCGAAGCCAGAGCCCAAACCGGAAAGTCCTCCCAAGCCCAAGAAAAAGCCTCAGATGAAGAGGGTGTCTAGTGCAGGACTGAAGACTGATTCGGTTTTGCAAAGGAGAACCGCCAATTTCAAGGAGTTCTATAACTTGGGGAAGAAGTTAGGGCAAGGGCAATTTGGAACTACCTTCTTGTGTGTAGAGAAAGCCACAGGAAAAGAATTTGCTTGCAAATCTATAGCCAAAAGGAAGCTGATCTCTGAAGAGGATGTCGAGGATGTGCGAAGAGAAGTTCAGATAATGCACCACTTGGTGGGGCATCCAAATGTTATATCGATCAAGGGGGCTTATGAGGATGCGGTGGCCGTCCACGTGGTCATGGAGTTATGTGCAGGTGGTGAGCTCTTTGATCGGATCATTCAACGTGGGCATTATACTGAAAGAAAGGCCGCTGAGCTTACTAGGACTATAGTTGGTGTAGTTGAGGCTTGTCATTCTCTGGGCGTGATGCATCGCGATCTTAAGCCTgagaattttctctttgttaGTAAGGAGGAGGATTCCTTGCTGAAGACAATTGACTTTGGATTGTCAGTATTCTTCAAACCAGGTGTGTTCGACTGGTTTTTTCTCCTCTCAAGTTTTCTTGGGATTGGCTGTTTTTGTGTTGCTCAGAATGCTCTTTGCTTGTAGACATGATAGGGTAACTTGTATCCAGGAAGAACAAGTAGGAGAGTCCTAAAAATCTGCATCCAACACCCATACCTATTTCAAGTATATTTGGTATATAGGACTTGAGTAAATTGTAGGTGGTCTAAATCACATGCTTGTTATTCCTTTCCTAAAATGTGAATACTAGGATCATGTGTAGAGTTATTACTCATCTATTGGAAGGGTGAAAAAACAGCGACAGGCTTGGCAAGAAGTGTAGAGTGTAATTTGTAGTACGCGTTACTCTCTTTAAGTCTTTGCTCATGAGCAATGCTATAAACATTTCTCATGAGTGACAACGAATGATGTTTCTTCCAGGTGACAAGTTCACAGATGTGGTCGGCAGCCCTTATTATGTTGCACCAGAAGTTCTCAAAAAGCGTTATGGACAAGAAGCTGATGTTTGGAGTGCAGGGGTTATCCTCTACATACTGTTGAGTGGAGTTCCTCCCTTTTGGGCTGGtgagatttatttttttgttttttccctttttcaagaTTACGATTCCTGTGTTTGCATGTTCTTAACATGTTTGCGATCCTGACATTGTCAACCACATCTTTTATGATCCTTTTTTGTTCCACCAATCACAAAGAGACTGAGCAAGGGATATTCGAACAAGTCCTGCATGGGGATCTTGACTTTTCGTCAGACCCGTGGCCTAGTGTCACAGAAAGTGCTAAAGACTTGGTGAGGAGGATGCTTGTTCGAGATCCTAGAAGGCGGCTTACTGCTCATGAAGTTTTGTGTGAGTTGCTTCCTTTTATTTTGAGTCGTAAAGCAACGTGAGTTTTTGCCTTTTATGGCCTTTATTTCGAACTCCGACAACATGAACTGTGAAATGAAGATCGAGCATTTACTTAGCTGCTGATGAGAATTCTATTTCCCATAGGCCACCCATGGATCCAGGTTGATGGTGTTGCTCCCGACAAGCCTCTTGATTCTGCAGTATTGTCTCGCTTGAAGCAATTTTCAGCAATGAACAAGCTGAAGAAAATGGCTCTTGGAGTCAAAAGATAAGTTTCTTAAGCTAGTAAGATGCAAGGATACTAACATATCATTAAGATAAAGAGCCTACTAGGTAGGCTTCTGAACACCTTTGATAGGCTTGGCACGTCCAATTTGATACTGCAATGTGTCTTCACATAGTTGATACCTGTGCAGGTTATAGCAGAGAGCTTATCTGAAGAAGAAATCGCTGGCCTGAAAGAAATGTTCAAGATGATAGACGCAGATAATAGTGGCCAGATTACCTTCGAAGAGCTTAAGGCAGGATTGAAAAGAGCGGGAGCCAATCTAAAAGAGTCAGAAATTTATGACTTAATGCAAGCGGTAAGTGTTGGCTAATGAATGAACATTTTAAACCCATCCTCACTCGTGCTCCTCTCTTTAGGCTCCTGTCCGGTAAGACAGTGTCATACTGCAGTAGACCCCAGCTTACTTGAAAGACTTAGCTTGTTGGACTGTTATCAATAggcaaacacaaaagaaaagatgaagaaagaagagaaaagcatGCAAAACCTCATCTGGCATTTACTTTCACTATCGGATGTCAATGTCCCAGTGAAAAGTGTAACATCTTCTTTATGACTAGCCTGAATCGTGTCTACGTGCTTGTTTTTGAAGCGTCAAACCTTTCAGTTTTACATGCCTGACTACATCTTACGTTGCCGTGGGAACAAAGTTCACAGGCCTAGATGACTTAAGCCATATTTCTTAGAGAGCTGGTTCTTGGTATTATTAGGACAAGCGAGCTCTTTATTGTGGTGCCTTCTGTATCATCTGGATTTGTTGGTCTAAAGGTTACTCTATCCTTTTGCCTGCTATTTCTCTACATCATACTTCATCCTATCAAGTTATCTATTAGCTTCAGACTAGATGAAGAAAAGGAATATTTGGATTATTCTGTAAAATTGTGTGAAGTTGGTGTTGATGCTGACCGCCTCTTGAGGAGTTACTCTTTTGATAATCACGGTTACTGTGAACACATAATTTAAACACTCGATCAAAGAATGGCAATGCCAGTGGATCTCCCTTCTGGTAGATGACTGATCAGACAGCTGGTCTTGAAATTTGTAGGCGGATGTAGATAACAGCGGGACAATTGACTATGGGGAATTCATTGCTGCCATGTTGCATTTAAACAAAATCGAGCGAGAAGATCATCTATTTGCTGCTTTTAACTACTTTGACAAGGACGGGAGTGGCTACATCACCCAGGATGAGCTTCAACAAGCTTGCGAGGAGTTTGGCATCGAGGATGTACGCCTGGAAGAAATGATCAAGGAAATCGATCAGGACAACGTAAGTCATGTCTCTAATATAGTAAATTTTACGCTCAGCTCAATAAGTGATGGACAGGTAACAGAAAACATATACTAGGTATGCATAGACCTAATTTGCTGACAATAACAAAAGAATCTGGCTGACTCACCTGTGTGATGCTGCATTCCGTCTGCTATTGGCCTATTATGACTCCAGTAAGTTGCTTTCAATGGTCATCAAGGTCAGATTACAACATTAGCCATGGGTTTCTTCGGTAACACTTGAGAAGTCCTATAATTTCTTTCGGTGATATGCTTTATGGTGTTTTTTTGTCCTAAAGGTTGATGTTCGGCAGTTCCAATGCGTATTGACTAGGCACCTGCTGATTTTGCAGGATGGACGGATAGACTACAATGAGTTCGTGGCAATGATGCAACAAGGAAATGCGATGTTTGCAAATGCAGCTGCTTTTGGCAGGAAAAGCCTAGAAAGTAGTTTCAGCATCGCACTTAGATAAGCTATATAAAACTCCAGTGGCACAAGCAGCGGTGACATTCTTCCTTGGTATCCTTCTCTTAAATATGTAATCTTTCCTAGTCATTTCACAATTTTTCCCCTTGATGAGAACTAGAGTTATCAAGAACTCGTGGAGCCAGCGCTGGCAAGGCCTGTTTCATGTCCTTACTCTTGGGACATAGAGATTGATTTTTCACCCCGTTTTTCACACCCAAACGTTTTTTCCttccttgtttcttttttccacacAATGTTGGAAGACTTCCGTAACTGGCTGTATTGTGTTTTTCCAGTTCAGGATAGTTCTTTGTTGTTTTAAAGAAATAGAATGGTTGTATCTCTCGGTCAAGTTATTGGTTTTTTCCCCCATGATACAGCTTGTAATTTCCTTCTGTGCGGCTTTGTTTTCGGCTCATATACATACATTAGACCATGCAGATGCATTGGATCAGTGGCCCTTGAAGCTTTAACCGGTTTTCTGTTATTATAACTATCCTATTTTGCAGGTATTCTGGAAAAGTTTTGCTGATATGACTTTAACACTAATTCTTGaatcctctcttttcttcttttcctcctttctaCATTGTGTTTTGCACTATTTCATGTTGTCGGAACAACCAAGACAACGAGGAAAAGGGGGAACAGAAAGACTAGGTGGCTGCCAAAAGCTTATCATAATTGTCGACATTAGGTCGAAAAGGAGTTATTTTTAGGTGACGTGGAGTTGCTTGTGCGTGGGATTCACGTAAACGCCTGCCGATCCAAAAAACCATCTTGCATCAAAGTTAAGTTCATTCGCTTCCATCATCTGGCTTTTGCATAACTTATAACCCATGCTAAGCTCGGGAGGGATCACCAGCTCATCATCCACTTCTTCCACTTCCTCCTCCAATTTCGCCTTTTCGGCACTAAATTCACGCCTGTCTTTGAAGACCCTGATCCACCATACACGCTTGCTTCGCCTTTGCCACTGCTGCTACGGCAAATGCGGAAAACTGGGCTCATGTGTCTTCATCAGCCTTAGTCCCACTATCCATCTCGGCACAGCCACAGCCGCAGCTGCTTCGACCAAGCGACGAGCTGGATTGAGCCTCCGCTCCGTCTTGGGCTGATCTCTATCCTTTCGGTGGCGAGCTGAACCATAGAACTACTAATCCAATCCTCCAAAATTCAAGCGTTGGATCATCTCTTGTAAAGATGTATCTAATGTGATCCACTTTGCAACGACATCAAGTGGGTTATCCTGAGTTCTGTGATAATAAACAGTCTAATCCAATCTTAAGAAGTCATCCATAAGGTTTATGCATTCCAGGGGTCTCTTAGTGACGTAGATTAGTTTAACGTGAAACATGATGATTGAGGTCTCTGCTCTAGCTTGCACAAATGCCCGCGAATCTCTATCGATCGGCTTTCAGAAGATCCTAAGGCATTGACCAGAAGACAATAGAGGCATATTTAAATTACATCAATCTCAGTGGGCTCATGTTCTTGCGATCGTGCACTTGTTCGTGTGTGGATCAATCGAAGTCGTCCCTGGCACATCATCGTTCCAGGCTTTCTCTTAGATAACCATGTCTGCAGGTCGGAATCCATCATTCTAGTATTGATAACATGATCGTGCTTGTACCCACATCAAGCTAATCTGAATGCAGTGGCCTGTCAAGTCTTGGTCCCGGCGGTCGTAGCTTCATGCTACGTTGGAACACGAACACGATCGTGCTTGTACACCTACATAAAGCTCATCTGAATACAGTGGCTTGTCTCGTCTCAATCCCGGCGGTGGTAGCTTCATGCTACCGTTGGAACACGAACTGTTCGGGCGAAACAGGACTGCGAAGGAGATGAATGGTTCAAATCCGAGTTCTGGAAatcaggaagaaaaaaaaagaattgtgtGCTGCGAGTTTATACGCTTCGCTGGTGTCCGGTATGTGGTCAGtgatcttttccctttccttgTCGACGTCGGGGTTCGACTCGCAGTCTCGTGCGGCACCTGTCGCCGGATTGTTTCTTTTCTAAGCAGATCTTAATATTCATAAGCTAAAATTCTACCTTTTTGTCCCTATATTTTCAagcctttttttaatttaagttcTTGCGTCTTCTGATCTAGCCAttttattttcacaatttttctaATGAAGTTTCTCCAACATCAAATCCGAACAAATCCAACTGACCTAACAGCCGAACAGTGCTCTAGACGTGCATAAATTTTTCCAATATGGACATCCATGTGGGCATTCACAATATTTGAACTCTAACCCATGTTACACTCCGGTGTCGCTTCACCACGTTCGCACGAacatcaaaatattttagacGTGTTAAACTATGTTGCTGTCAGATGGCCACGTTGGCTGAACTCTAGTCGAGTTTGGTTATAAAGTTTGTTGAAGTAGAATAACTTGATCTGGGTATGAAAAACTCCAAGCTAGCATTGTAATGATAAgtttatctaaaactaatttttttatcataaaaaatctcaaacttatatacatgtgacaaatttatcataaattaatttttagactactaaaaatttcaaattagtatatttgcgATTACCTTCTactagttttcattaaatttgattaatatcacaaaaaattacaaactgatACACCGCCAGTACACCCGTCAATCGCTATATGTCATTCAACTCAGTAGAttgacagtaaaatttcatggaaattaaTGGAAGGTAAATTTACCATATGTCTACCAATTAGAGATTTTTTGTAGTCAAAGTAttagtttgataaatttgtcatatatgtatcaatttgacGTTCTTTGTGGTATCAATCCTAAATTAAAAGAATTCTtaccatttaccaaaaaaaaaaaaaatcctaaattaaaaggaaaaatcttaaaataggGACTCAAAGTgctatcattttttcaaaagaatatctAAAATGAAGTCTGTctcaaataaaaacccaaagtatttatttagtctcaaagaaggaccTGACTAGAGAATAGATGCATTTTTTATGCGTATTCTAGTGGCTTGATCAGGGATATTTTCATCCAatacatatatttttgttttccttttcccctattcatctttttcttgatcccaccatggttgtccctattcatcatcttcttcgccaATGTTGAAGATCGATCAAGAACAACGAAAATGGGGAAGGGCCGGTGAGGGCTTCGCCATCGTCACCAGCTACTAGTAAGGGCAGGCGTGCGCTTGACACCCATTGAGGCTATAGGTGAGGGCTTGCATGCTAACCCTCGCCCGTGGCTGGTGAGGGCTAATCAACCTTGTCAGCCATTGGTGGTAAGGGCCGATGAAGGCCTACAAGCCTCACTTGCAGCTAGCGAGGGCTCGACGGCCCTTGTCCACTGTTGGTGATGGGCATTGAACCCTCAATGGCCCTTACCAATGGCCAGCAAGGGTCACGGAGCCCTCGTTGATCCTTCTCCAATTTTGGTGTTCTTGATCAATCTTCAACATTGACGAAGAAGATAATGAATAGGGACAAtcatggaagaagatgaatagggaaaaaggaaaacgagaaaagagtattttttgaatgaaaaatacCCCTAATTAGActattggaatacattgaagaTGCATCTATTCTCAAGTTATTTCTTGAGGCTAAATGACTACTTTGAATTTATTCATCGACCGGTGAGTtatgtccttatttgagactaaataactattttgcattttttttgagATAGATTTCATTTTAggtcatcttttgagaaaaaaagatgatattttaggtccttatttgagattttctcaaattaaaaaaaaacatgaaattgatcagaaagaaagaaaagcaaaaaaataaaataaaataaggtgAAGAACAAATAACAGCAACGTAATAAAGCGCATTTAAACCCGCCACTCCCAGCACCAAGCCCACAAAGAAGTCGCCGATTATTTGAACCCGCCGTCGCCCGTAAATAAGAAGCACTTCCCCGTATCAATCGCcggcgcgagagagagagagctcgtaACGAATTACGACAAAGTAGCGGCGAATCTCCGTCGACTCTGACCGCAACATGTGGCGGAGGCTCGTCTCCGGCGGCCACCTGCGCCTCCCCCTCCCTGGCCGCTCCATCCCGCATcgcgcccgccgccgccgccgcgcacCCCACCGTCGCCTCCGCCGTCAACTCCATCCTCCTCCGCTCCCTCAAGGAGCACTACCTCGAAGTCTCCAAGATGACTCCTCCTCCCGTACGCCCTCTTCCTCTCGCACCTCCGCTTTTTCTCCGTTCCTTAAACCCTCGGAAGAGGTTCTGCAAAGGGTCGCAGTCGATAGGGTTTTAGCCTAATCGTCACTGCTCTTGCGAACTGCAGAAGGTGAATCCCCCGTCGCCGTTCACCATCGTGAAGGGCGCGCTCGACGCCGACGGTCCGGTCCTCCGGCGGACTTACAACGACGAAGAGATCAGCCTCTACGTCATGCGGCTGGCGAATCTGGTCCCCGGCGGCGGCCGAGAGGACGACGGCGAGGACGACATCAATCAGCTGTTCCTTCACGTGAGCATCGCGAAGCCTGGCCAGGAGGAGGCCCTGCATTTCCTGTGCGGGTTGTATCCGGACGCGCTGGGGATTCACTCTGTTTCGATGAGGCCGAAGCTCGAGACGACGGGTTTCCTCGTGGTTCCGAAGAAATACAATGGCCCCATTTTCGAGTAAGTGGGTGTTggcatttctttttgtttatgcaCTTCTTGGTTCAGGTGTGGCATAGATTTGTCTGAAAGAAGGCCAATTATAATGAGATGGAGAGGTTGAAGTTTCTGATCATTTCATTATGAAGCTTGGGGACGTTTAGCAGGGGCTTTTGTACGCATTGGTTTTGTATGGAGGTGCCCTTAAGTTCTAGTTTCTTCGGTGTAGAAATACGGTAAGAGGTAGGAGTGTTAAAATTAAGGTTAGTTATTTAGACTGAGGCGAAGGAGACATTCTTTCCAAGATGATTAGTTGCGAGATTCTTTGAGATTGTGCCAAGACTAATGACAGCTCCACATATCGACCATGAGAGCAGGAAATCGAGGGAGTCTTGTTATTCTTCTGAGGTGAAAGAATCAGTCTGCTCTACAAATTTTTGATCAGACGGTTTGAGGGAAATTTCAGTAGGCAGGTGAATGAATGAGTCTGTGAAATGATAAGTGGTAGAACTTTAGTAGCCTCTTTGAAATCTATCTAATGATCTCTCTTATTGGGCGTCGTGTCTAGTTGGGTTACGATGGATTGATGGTTCTATGACTTTTCGTTGAATCTTTATAATGTTTTAAAATCTTATATCATGACAATTATGTAAAATGATAATGTTCAATTTGAATGTGcatcttttgttgttttgtgaGAGGATATACATTTTTGATGGTGTGTACATATTAGCAGAGACTCATAATTCAGTCAGAAAATTGCCGTGTGACTCCCTAAAAAAAGTAGAGCTTCAGATGAGATGCAACTGCAGTTTGAGCTGTTAAAACAGATACATGAGCTTGCTAGCCACTATCTTGTCCTAAATAGCTTGATGTTGGAAGATATTGAGAGAATTCAAGAAATCATAGTATTGCACGACAAAAGGTGGCGACTCTACAGTCTCAGTTTTTAGAGGGAAAACTTATATGTGCATAAAGTTTGATGGTTAAAATGTGCTCTGGATTTGTTTCTGGGTGCTTTCAACCTTTCACCAATTGTTGctatcattttatttatgtgCTGAGTTTGATGCAAATAGTTTTTACGAATGTGCAGAGACCTTGATGAAAAGGTGAGGGATGTGCTTCACAGTTACATTGAGGAACGGGGGGTGAATGAGAGTCTCTTCCCATTTCTTCAAGCATGGCTTTATGTCAAGGATCATAGGGGTCTGATGCGTTGGTTTAAATCAGTGGGTACATTTATCAACAAAGATAAGTCTGCAAAAGATGATTAATTTCAGTGAGTACCATCCATAAGTGAAAAGGCTGGTTTTCGCTGCTTTTTCTTCCATAGCTTATTGGAGAGGAAGTTCTATGGCCCGCAGAAAGCTTGGTGATTGAGCTGCTACTGTTTTGTGGCCATGCAGATTGCTTGGTGAAGCTAAGAAGTGCTAGTGGAGGGCATTTTTCAGTTGCGCTTCACTTTGGCCGATTGGGAACAAGAGATTCTCAGATTTGCGTACTTATTCGTTAGTTGGCAGATGTTACATGGGACGGTCTAATGTTATATTTTggtttgtaattttatttttcaccaGTTTAATGTGCCATTGTTTTGCCAGCAACTAATTACTTGAGGTTCTTCTTGTTACCCAAGACATTCTCTGCGATCTACCTGCTCAATTTTGGTTTGAAATTTGAACCTCACCATTGCCAGGATTGGGAACgtttccattttcatttgagGCTATGTTTGGTGGATTGGTGTaactagacccgttaaacgggtgggtcgggtcaggtttgAGTCAAGTCATAAATGGTTCActcaaatcgacccatttaacccgtttatgacccatttattacaGGCAAAAATTTTTAACCCAtaccgacccgacccgtatcCGAcctatacccgacccatttaacgaaacctaaaaaaagtttatatatatattttaaaaatgatattgctaaaatggttttatacaacgcaaatttaatagataatttttaaaataattatttaaaaaaaaaattgaatttaaaatttttttttttttttcttcttcttcttcggtcatTGGCCGCCACGACGACAAATGGCCTGGCGGCCGGCCacggcgagcctcaagctcgccggctcgccggcgacgccggcgagctcaaggttcgggccagatccggtgagctcgagtctcgccagatccggcgagctcgagctcgcccggacgCCGCGAGCCGGAGTCTCGTCGAACGGCGAGGCTCAGATCcgcgagcttgaggctcaccggcgtcgggcgagctcgagccgcctCGCCGATCTCCGGCGAAGCTCGAGCCTcacggcgtcgggcgagctcgagctcgccctcgcccgacgccggcgagttcgagtctcgccagatccggcgagctcgagctcgcccgacgcccgccgccggcgaggcgaggctcgcccggccggtcgtcggctatcGCCGTCTTCcggcgaccggaggaagaagaaagaaaaaataagaagaaaaaaaaaaaaaaaaattataatttcggtttttataaaaaaaaattgtaaagttaaagagagagagagatggtgggattttgagtgaaaataaatagattcatttttaatgggttgataaatgggtcaactctctaacccatttaaaacccatatatcttagtcttgacccattaaaacccattatgggtgctttatgaaagaaagcttgacccattaatgacccatttaaccataaatgggttatgcaacccatttaacacctctaggtGTAACTCCAAATAGGACAACTTATATCCTATCGGTGTTTGTTGGGACGCGAAATCTGGATATGTGTGGATACTGGATGTAAAAATCCCACCTAGGAAGTGGGATATACCCAGAAATAAGAtggattaaaagaaaaataaaaagaaaagaacaatatgAATCAAAAGACGGATTGATGGAGAGAAAACGAGCATAAGGGCTCTACCGTTGTTTGACGCTGCGATGTTGCCCATCGGACTTGTCGGACATTTAATTTTCTGAGACCTAGAGATTTCAGCTGTGAAATTTTGGCATCAGGAATCTTCTCAGGATAACTTCAAACCTCAAAACTTAAAAACATCCCAGATACTCCGGAAGACATTTCCACAATGACATCTGAAAGGAGATGGGAAAAACGAGTCTAATCAGATTCTAGCATCTAACTTTTGTTTTTATGGCGCAAAGACATCCAAATAACTCTTTCCCTTTCTACTCGGATGTATTGATAAAACCAGAGTCCTTTTGATAAGAGTTGCTTGGCATTTGGAGACGCATTGCTCGGATGCAAACGCTTACGATGCAATAAATCACCCGATAACTCCATTTCACGTGATCACATCTATCCGGCAGTTCGAATTCTTTGAAACTAGCATTCTGTCCCTGAAAAATTTTCTAAGCACACTACTTAACAAGGAAATGTACATATTCCCTCATAACATGTATGTAACATTGGCTAGCTTATAGAGATAGAAAATAGAATATAAAACAAAATGCAACAGCAATCTCCCCTCGTAGACAGAACTCGGTGACTCAACTTTAACTTGCGTGCCGGTGCTTAGATATGGTCTAGTGTGCCATTGGTCGAAACGACTAGTTTTTGTTGACGTATCTACCTcgtcttttgtttttactaatGTGTCTTTTGTAAAGGTCAACGTCTTAGTTACGTCATGTGTCACGTGTCGCATTAGATTGTATAGATAGAACATTTATCTAAAGGAACACTAaagatgtgtttggtaacgtctCTGTTCCcaacaacaatttcttttcaaaacatttttttctatttctattattgggaatagtttctaaatattttagagtgtttgataattttataaaatttctgttcttggaataaaaatatatttggtacgactcaaaatatttttgtgactaaaaatttcttttaatttattaataattttattacaattttcttttttttttcctttttccttttttttttccttcctcttggCCTTACCGAATTTGAGCTAGGTCGGTTGAGGCGCAGGGGGGACATGCTGACCGCTGGTGAGCTTGGGGTGACCTCGCTGGGGGTTAGCGAGGCTCCGGCAAGATCGTCGGGCCTTGTTTGGCTGGTCGCCAGCCATCGCCGAGGCGGACGATTAgcaaggggaaaaagaaaggaagagaaaaa
This Eucalyptus grandis isolate ANBG69807.140 chromosome 7, ASM1654582v1, whole genome shotgun sequence DNA region includes the following protein-coding sequences:
- the LOC104454074 gene encoding calcium-dependent protein kinase 1, with protein sequence MGNTCVGPSITKNGFFQSVSAAMWRSRLPDGSVHTNAETVNEEAAKEPESPLPVQNKPPEPVTMPKPEPKPESPPKPKKKPQMKRVSSAGLKTDSVLQRRTANFKEFYNLGKKLGQGQFGTTFLCVEKATGKEFACKSIAKRKLISEEDVEDVRREVQIMHHLVGHPNVISIKGAYEDAVAVHVVMELCAGGELFDRIIQRGHYTERKAAELTRTIVGVVEACHSLGVMHRDLKPENFLFVSKEEDSLLKTIDFGLSVFFKPGDKFTDVVGSPYYVAPEVLKKRYGQEADVWSAGVILYILLSGVPPFWAETEQGIFEQVLHGDLDFSSDPWPSVTESAKDLVRRMLVRDPRRRLTAHEVLCHPWIQVDGVAPDKPLDSAVLSRLKQFSAMNKLKKMALGVIAESLSEEEIAGLKEMFKMIDADNSGQITFEELKAGLKRAGANLKESEIYDLMQAADVDNSGTIDYGEFIAAMLHLNKIEREDHLFAAFNYFDKDGSGYITQDELQQACEEFGIEDVRLEEMIKEIDQDNDGRIDYNEFVAMMQQGNAMFANAAAFGRKSLESSFSIALR
- the LOC104454076 gene encoding uncharacterized protein At2g39795, mitochondrial; the protein is EALPRINRRRERERARNELRQSSGESPSTLTATCGGGSSPAATCASPSLAAPSRIAPAAAAAHPTVASAVNSILLRSLKEHYLEVSKMTPPPKVNPPSPFTIVKGALDADGPVLRRTYNDEEISLYVMRLANLVPGGGREDDGEDDINQLFLHVSIAKPGQEEALHFLCGLYPDALGIHSVSMRPKLETTGFLVVPKKYNGPIFEDLDEKVRDVLHSYIEERGVNESLFPFLQAWLYVKDHRGLMRWFKSVGTFINKDKSAKDD